The Myxococcales bacterium genomic interval AGCGAGAGCGTCTGTACCAGCTTGGCAGCACCCTCCTTGGCCACGTGTGTTTGGAGAACCACCACGCGTCGGGCCCCCGCGGCCAGATCCATGGCGCCTCCCATGCCCGTGACCATCTTGCCCGGCACCGCCCAGTTCGCGAGATCGCCCGCCACACTCACTTCCAGTCCGCCCAGAATCGCAAGGTGTACGTGGCCGCCTCGGATCATCGCGAAGGACAGCGCGGAATCGAAGACGCTGCCGCCGGGCTCGATGGTGACCGTTTGCTTACCGGCGTTGATCACCTGGGGATCGAGCTCGTCCTCGTAGGGGAAGGGGCCCATCCCCAAAATGCCGTTCTCCGAGTGAAGCGTGACACGCACGCCGGGAGGCACGAAGTTGGCCACCAACGTGGGCATGCCAATCCCCAAGTTGACCACCTGGCCATCGCGCAGTTCAGCTGCGGCTCTGCGCACCATGTCGTCTCGTGACCAGCTCATGGCTTCACCTTTCTTGCGGGGGCGTCCTTGGCCGGGTGGTGCGGTGTTCGATCACGTTTTTGTGGGCGGTCGCCTCGAAGATACGGTGTACGAAGAGGCCCGGAAGGTGGATGTCGTCAGGGTCGAGTTCGCCCCGGCCCACCAGGCGATCCACCTCGACCACGGTGACCGTGGCCGCCATGGCTACGAGTGGGTTGAAGTTCCGGGACGTTCGGTAAAATCGTAAGTTCCCATCGGGATCGCCCAGAGCGGCGCGTACGATCGCGAAGTCGGCACGTAGGGGGCGCTCGAATACGTGGAGACGCCCGTCGAACTCCCGTACCTCCTTGCCCTCGGCCACGATGGTGCCAACCCCCGTGGGCGTGTAGAAGCCCCCGAGGCCTGCGCCGCCGGCGCGGATGCGTTCGGCGAGCGTGCCTTGCGGGTTCAGCTCTACCTTGATCGTTCCCGTGAGGTACTGAGCTTCCAGGTCTGGGTTGCCGCCGATGAAGCTACAGATGACGTGGCTGACTTGCTGCTGCTGGAGCAACACGGCCAGCCCCTGGCCCTGGTTCCCGCAGTTGTTGCTGATGATGGTCAGACCCTTGACTTGCCTTCGTGCGATTTCGGCAATGCAATGTTCGGCGTTGCCGCACAACCCGAATCCTCCCGCCATGACCCGCATGCCGTCGGACAGCCCCTCGAGCGCTTCGCGCGCGGAGGCCACGAGCTTACCCGAGCCTGCCTTCGTTAGGTGTTGACCTGCACTCATCGCATGCTCCCTTCGCGCTGTCACGACTGGCTGTTACCCCCAGATTTGATCCAGGGCGCTGCCCAGATGCGCGAGCCCCTCCTCGAGCTCTTCTTCGGAAATGACGAGGGGTGGAGCGAGGAAGACGAGGTTGTCGCGCTTGAGCACGTGAAGGTGTTTCTGCCGAAGCCCTGCGGCCAACTGCTGCATGCGGGCCGGGTGGGCGGGCCTGTCGCTGCCGGGCTCCCGCAGCTCGATTGCCCAGAGAAGGCCCAAGCCGCGTACCTCGTGAACGAACGCGCGCGCGCGTGCCCAGGTGAGCAGGCGCTGCGAGAGCCACGCTCCGAGTTGCTCCGCTCGGGCAATGAGGGATTCTTCCTTGTAGGCGTCGATCGCGGCCACGATCGCCGCGCAGGTGAGCGGATGCGCGTAGCTGGTGAGGCCACAGCGCAAGGGGATTTGGTCGAAATGCCGTGCGATGCGCGGGCTTACCACCACGGCGCCGCCGGGCGCATAACCGGCGGTGAGTCCTTTGCCACAAACCAAGAGATCGGGGGACGTGTGGTCGTGGTCTACCGCGAACCATCGCCCCGTCCTGCCGAAGCCGGATAACACTTCGTCAGCGATGAAGAGAACCCCGTGGCGATCGCAGATGCGGCGAATGTTCTGATAGTACCCTGCGGGTGGGGGCTCCACGCCGTTGGCGCCCACCACGCCCTCGAGCAATACGGCAGCAATGTCGTCCGGCCCTTGCGCCTCAATGAGCTCTTCGAGACCGCCGGCCCCCGGCCCTACAAGGTAGGGATCATCCCAGGGAACGCCCACGGAAACCCCGACCTCGAACCCCAGGCGTCGGGGATCGCCTGATAGGGCGAGCATGCCGAGCGTGGCGCCGTGGTAACTGCGCGTACGGTGGATGATCTTCTTGCGACCGGTGACCTGCAGAGCGATCTTGACGGCGTTCTCATTGGCTTCGGCGCCCGAGAGGCAGATGAACACCTTGCCATCGGCCAAACCAGGGGGCGCGATCGCGAGCAGCTTTTCGGCGGCAGCGAGTTTGTCGGGGAAAACCGAGGCGGGGCTTACCACCAGGGCCCGCTCGGCGGCCGCCACGAGGGCCTGGCGCATGCCGGGATGTCCCTGCCCCAGGTTGGCGTTCCACACCATGCTGCCGAGGTCGAGCCAGCGGGCTCCATCGGCTGTCTCGAAGCGGGCGCCGCGCCCACCGGTAATGCTGAGGGGGACGGCTTCGTTCTGGGCGCTCCAGGTAAACAACGCCCGCCCGTTCTGCGCGGGCGCTGAGGAGACGGAGGGGGAGGGGGGTGTTTTCATGAGGCGTCGGTCGTCACGGCCGTGAAGATGCTGGCGGCCTCTTCTGCCTGCGGCTCCGTGATCACGAGGGGAGGAGAAAGCCTTATGGCCTTGTCGCCGCATTCCAAGACGAGAAGACCGCGCCGAAAGCAAGCCTGCGCCACGCGGGCGGCCTCGGCTGCCGAGTTGAACTCGACGCCGATCATCAAGCCGAGTCCGCGCACCTCTTCCACCTGCGGTTGGCCCATGAGCTTTTCGGTGAGCCGGGCCTTGAGTACCTGTCCCACACGCTCTGACGATGCGACCAACGTGCTCTCGAGAAGGTCCAACGTGGCGAGCGCCGAGGCGATACACACAGGGTTGCCGCCACAGGTGCTGCCATGGCTTCCGGCCGGCCAGGTCATCACACGCTTGCGAGCCAACAAGGCACCGAGCGGCATGCCCGAGGCGAGTCCCTTTGCCAAGGTGAAGATGTCGGGCACCACGCCAAAATGCTCGGCCGCCAGCATACGCCCCGTGCGTCCCATCCCCGACTGCACCTCATCGAAAACCAGCAGGATCCCGTGCGTGTCGCACAGGGCTCGTAGCTTCTCGAGAAAGCTCGGGTTGGGCACCACGTACCCGCCTTCGCCCAATACGGGTTCAACGACGATGGCGGCCACGTCGTCGGGGCTCACCGTGCGCTTGAAGAGTTCTTTCTCGATGAACGTGGCGTCACCGTAGGGCGCGTGAAAAACGCCGGGCAGAAGGGGGCCGAAGTGGCGGCGGTACTTCGACTTGCTGGCGGTGAGGGAGAGCGATCCGTAGGAGCGCCCATGGAAGCCCCCGCGGAACGCGATGAAGTTGGGGCGGCCCGTGTGGTGGCGGGCCAGCTTCATCGCGGCTTCGACGGCCTCGGTTCCGGAGTTCGTGAGAAAGGTCTGCCAGCCGGACGCCTGTCCTGTCGCGGCTTTCTCGAAGCCGTCGGCGATCCCTCCCAGGCGCGCGGCGAGCTCTCCGTAGCCCGGGTAAAAGAAGTCGGTGCCGCAGATGTGAATCAGCGTGCGGGCCTGGCGTGCGATGGCATCCGCCACCGTGGGATGACAGTGCCCGGTAGAGGCCGCGGCCACCCCGGCCTGCGCATCGAGGAACACATTGCCGTCGACGTCCTCCACCATGCAGCCTGAGGCGCGGGCGACCATCAACGGGTAGACGTGGATGAGTGAGGGCGAAAGGAAGGCCCTTGCTTCGGCGATGCGCGCGGCAGCTGCTGGGCCGGGGGGCGGCGTGACGATCTTGACGGGCGATGCAGCCAAAGTCTGGAGTTCTGACATGGGTTTTTTGCTCCGGTTCGAGGAAGCTAGTCCACCACGGTGCGACTCTGCTCGCGTGCGTAACAGCCAAGTGAGTACAAGCCACCGATGTTTCTTCCCGTCGACCCACTCCCTTTCCACCCCCCGAAGGGTTGAACGCCCGGCCAGGCGCCCGTGGTGGCTCCGGCGGCGCGGTTCAGGTACACAACGCCGGCTTCGATCTCGTCGACAAAGCGATCGAGCTCCTCCTGCCTGCGGCTGAAGCACCCCGCGGTAAGACCCAGCTTCGTGTCGTTGGCAAAACGCAGGGCCTCATCGAGGTCGCGCACCTTGCGGAGGTGCAACATGGGCACGAAGAGCTCGTCCTTCACCAGCGGGTGATCTTCGGGAAGACCCGTGAGCAGGGTGGGGCGTGCGAACAATCCAGCGCCGAAAGTCCCTTCGGTCAAGCGCGCCCCTCCTTCGAGCACGGCGCCTGCGCTTCGTGCAGTCTGAGCGTAGCGCTCGTAGTCTGCCAGGCTGCCTTCGGTGGCCAAGGGCCCAAGGAAGACCTCGCGTTCAACCGGATTGCCTATGTCGCTGCCGTTGACTTTGGCCCGCAGAGCGTCGATGAAGTCGTCGGCGATGGCCTCGTGGACGTAGACCCGGGAGCATGCGCTGCACTTGTGCCCGTTCATGCCGAAAGCAGCGCGGTAAACTCCCAGGACGGCGCGTTCGAGATCGGCGCTTTGCATGACGATGGCCGGGTTCTTCCCGCCCATCTCGACGATGCAGGGACGCGGAAAATCGGGAGCGAATCCCTTGTAGAGCTGGTGGAAGCCCACGTCGTACGATCCGGTGAACGTGACGCCTCCTACCCGTGCGTCGTTGAGCAAAGCTTCGCCGAATACGCGTCCGCTGCCGGTGAGCACGTTCACTACGCCTTCGGGGAAGCCTGCCTCGAGGAACAAATCCATCAGCGCGGCGCCTGTGATCGGTGATTCGGACGAAGGCTTCGTGACCACGGTGTTGCCCATCAACAACGCTGCCGCGGCGGGTGCCCCCAGCAAGGCGTAGGGAAAGTTCCAAGGCGAGATGACAGCCCACACGCCGTAAGGTCGCAGCACGCTCGTGTTCGTGTCAGAGACGCTCAGTCTGCCCATGGGTCGTACGAAGCCCTCGGCTTCCGTCATGCGGTCCACGTAGTATTCGATGAGATCGGCCGTTTCTTCCACCTCGCCAAGAGCCTCCGCGCGGTTCTTTCCCATCTCGACGATCATCAACGCCGCAAGAAAATAGCGCCGCTGCCGAATCAAGTTCGCCACGTCGCGAAGCCTCGACGCTCGTTCATGCCAGGGCGTGCGGCGCCACCCGGGGTATGCTCGATGTGCTGCTTCGATGGCGTCGTTCGCATCCGATCGGCTGGCGCTGGCGGCGTGACCCACGATGACGTTGCGATCGATGGGGCTGATGCTGGTGGTGGTGTTGCGCGTGGATCGTGTTTTTCCCGCGATCGAGAGCGACGTGGTTCGGCCGAGCATGCCTTGCACGTCGGCGAAGGCCCGCGTGAACGCGGCGCGGGCTTCGTCGTCATCAGCCGACAGCGTGACGTAAGTGACCTTAGACTCGCTGCCCATGTATTCAGCGTATGCCCAGGGGAGCGCAGCGGCAAGTCGACACACACGCGAAACGCTACGGCGAATTCGACGGCGGCCGGCAACGTCCGCGTGCACGGGTCGGATCCGCCGTAGGTCCTGGCCTCGGCGCAGCGTGCATCGTGTGCGATACGGGCACACCAAAATCGCTGCGCACCGCCGCGGTTTGCGGACGCCTGATAACGTGACGTTTCGCACGGCACTGTGGACAAAACAGAGCCAAACCAGCCCACGGAAACCAGAGGATCTGCGCGCTTGGCAACATCGCACGCGAAGCGTCTTTTGGCCGTTGACACCCAGGGAGCGTCTACCTATTCTCAGCGCCCTCGCGGACGTCCCGGGGGGATTAATCAGAGCAATGACTAAGGCAGAGCTCATAGAGAGGGTGGCAGCGCGGAAGGACCTTCCCCGCGGGTTGACCAAGAAGGCCTTGGCCCAGCTGGTGGATGCCGTGTTTCTGGAGATGGGCGACTACTTCATCCGAGCCCGCATTGGCAAGTCACCGCCTCGCTTTACCTACCCGGGTTTTGGGACCTTCACGAAGCGCAAGAAGAACGCGCGTACGGTGCGAAATCCTCAGACGGGTGAGCCCATCGTGATCCCCACGCAGGCAACGGTGTCGTTCACCCCCAGCCAGGACCTTAAGTCACTCATGAACGAACTCGGCCAACCTCGCCGAGCTCGGCAGCGCTGAGGCCACGCGGATCCCCGCCTGTCCCAGATATGGCTTCGGGAGGCGCTCTCGTTCTGGCGCAAGGTCGTGCAGGGACTAAACTGCAGCCTGATGGTCCTCTCGCAGCGCCCTCCCTTCGTGTATTTTCGACGACGGCTCCGGCGTGTTCTCGTCGGAGCGAGCCTTGCGGTGCTCCTCGCCCCCGCGTTGGCTTGGGCGAAGCCCTTGGGCTTTGCCGTCATCGATCCTGAGCTCGAGCGTGGGGGAGCCGCATCGTCCTCGCAGATCGACGCGCTGATGCGCCGAATGGAGTCGGCAGCGGGCCTTCCCGCGGGAACCTTGCGGGGGCAGGGCTTCAACTCCTTCGAGTCGGCCGAGGCTCAGCTCGCCAAGGGACAGGTCGCGTTTGCCCTGGCACCAGCGTACGCTTTTGCGAAACTTTGGAAGCGCGGCGGCGTTCAGGTCATGGGTTATGCGGGAGGGCTCGATCCGAAAGCGAAGACGTACAAGCTCGTCGCGCGCTCAGCCGATCCGGTCGGCCCCGCGATCCATCAGCACCCTGGCTTGCGCCTGGCGACGAAGGAGCGGGATCTCCAGTGGCTCAACGTGGTGTTCGACGGATTGTTGAACCCGACGAGGCATTTTCGCGAGATCGTGCAGACCCAGTCCGAGGCAGAGGCGCTCGACGCCGTGGAGGCCGGCAAGGCCGATGTCGCCTTGGTCTGGGCGGAGCATCTCTCTCGGCACAAAGCGCAGGTGGGGACCAATCGTCCGCTACGGATTGCGTACACGTCGGGGGAGTTTCCGCCGCCTGCATTGCTCACCTTGCGGGGGCGTGCCCCGGGTAAGTTGGTCAAGGCCCTCACAAAGGCACTACCAGAGGTGTGCAAAGGACAGGACCACATCGACGTTTGCGCTGACCTGGGCTTTTTCTCCCTGGTCGTCGGCCCTCACGAACTGCATCCGCACGCGGCGTATAAATACGACAAGTACAAGATGTAGCGGCCCGGAGGTCACGGGGGCCCGCGCGCGGGCGCCTCGGATTCTGTAAACTCCGCGCCATGGTGCAGAGCTCAACCCAAGGACTGTTCATCGTCCACGTATTCGTTCACGTTCTCCCGGAGCACGTGGCGGCTTTTCAGCAGGCGACGCGCGTCAACGCGGAGGCCAGCGTGAAGGAACCCGGGATCGCCCGCTTCGACGTGCTCGCCGATCGTGACGATCCAACGCGCTTCGTACTGGTGGAAGTGTACCGCGATGCCGCAGCCCCTGCGGCCCACAAGGACACTGCGCACTATCAGGTGTGGCGCGATACGGTCGCGCCGATGATGGCTTCACCCCGACACAGCCAGCGGTTCACCAACCTTTATCCCGGCGACGACGGCTTCTGACAAGGCCACCTGCGATGTCGAACGTCGAGCCGCTGCCTTCCTTTGAGTTTGCCTGCGCCGCTCGGGTGGTGTTCGGTGCGGGCTCCCTGGCCCGTTTGCCCTCACTCGTGACGGGCTTGGGCGCATCGTCCGTGCTCGTGGTCACAGGCCGGAGCACGGCACGGGCTGAGCCGTCGCTCGCCGCCTTACGGTCGGCAGGCCTGGCCGTGGACACGTTCTCGGTGCGGGGCGAGCCCACCGTGGAAACCGTTCGAGCGGGGGTGCTTGCCGGCCAGGGCTGTAGCGCCGTGGTCGCCCTGGGAGGCGGCAGCGCGATCGACGCGGCCAAAGCCATCGCGATCCTCCTCACCAATCGCGGCGATCCTCTCGACTACATCGAGGTCGTCGGCCGGGGGTTGCCTTTGACCCAGCCGTCGGTGCCCGTCGTGGCGGTGCCCACGACGGCGGGCACAGGGTCGGAGGTCACGCGCAACGCCGTCTTGGGGGTCCCGGAAGCCAAAGTCAAAGCCAGCATCCGGTCGCCCTTCATGCTGCCTGCCGTGGCCCTCGTGGATCCAGACCTCCTCGAAGGGGTGCCTCCCCAGGTGGTGAGGGCGAGTGGCCTCGACGCCCTGGCACAAAACATCGAACCGTTTTTGTCGGCCGCCGCCAACCCCCTCACCGACGCCCTGGCGCGGGAGGGCATTCGCCGCTCGGCCCGTTCGTTGAGACGCGCCTATTTCAGCCAAGGCGAGGCCTCCACGCGCGACGACCTCGCCTTGGCGAGTCTGCTCGGCGGCCTCTGTCTGGCCAACTCTGGGCTGGGGGTCGTACACGGCTTCGCGGCGCCACTCGGGGGCATGTTCGATGCGCCTCATGGTGCCGTCTGCGCCGCGTTGCTCGCTGCCAGCCTGGAGGTGAACCACCGGGCCCTGCAGCAACGCGCACCCGAACACCCGAGCCTGTCGCGGCTGGCCGAGCTAGGCGCGCTGCTCGGGGGTAAGCCGGATGCGCAGGCCGCCGTAGCCTGGGTGAAGGCTTTGTGCACCGAGCTCGACGTCCCGGGGCTCGGGGCGTACGGCCTGCGACCAGACGACCTTTCCGCTGTGGTCGAAAAGGGGCGCAACGCGAGCAGCATGAAGAAAAACCCGATTGTGCTGACAGACGCCGAGCTCACGGAGATCCTCGAACGTTCTTTGTGAGGCTCTCCTGGCAGGTTTTGCCGCGCTTGCCCGCTGTTTTCCATTTCTCACCCTGAAGGCGCTCGTGCTAAAGAGCCGCGCATGTCCAAGCACGTAGGCATCGTTGGATGGCGCGGCATGGTGGGTTCCGTTCTGCTCGACCGCATGATCGAAGAGCGGGATTTCGACCACGTCGAGGCACATTTCTTCTCCACGTCGCAGGCCGGTCAACCCGGTCCCCTCGTGGGGCAGAAAGCCACGGGCTCGCTGCAAGACGCCACCCAGGTGGCGGCGCTCGCCAAGATGGACGTCATCATCAGCTGCCAGGGCGGCGACTACACGAAAGAGATGCACCCCGCGTTGCGGAAGTCGGGGTGGAAGGGCTACTGGATCGATGCGGCCAGCACGCTGCGCATGGACCCGGGGGCCGTGATCGTGCTCGATCCGGTCAACGAAAGCGTCATGCGAAAGGCGATTGCCGCTGGGGTCAAGGATCTCATTGGTGGAAACTGCACGGTGAGTCTCATGCTCATGGCCACGGCCGAGCTGTTCCGGCAGGGCTGGGTTCAGTGGGTGAACGCCTCGACCTACCAGGCGGCTTCGGGCGCAGGCGCCAAGAACATGCGTGAGTTGGTCGCGCAGATGCGCTCCATCGGTCACGCAGCGTCCGACTTGGTGGACGATCCGGCCGCCTCGGCCTTGGCCTTGGACAAGCGCGTAATGGAGACCCTGCACGGGGAGACCTTCCCAAAGAAGGAGTTTGGTGCACCGCTTGCGGCGAGCCTCATCCCATACATCGACCGGGCGGTTGACGACGGTCAGACTCGGGAGGAGTGGAAGGGCATGGTCGAGGCCAACAAGATCCTCGGCACGAACCCGGCCATTCCGGTGGATGGCGTTTGTGTGCGGGTGGGCGCCATGCGGTCGCACAGCCAGGCGCTGACGATCAAGCTGACCAAAGACGTTCCTCTCGACGAGGTGAACGACGCGCTCGCGCGTAGCAATGCGTGGGTCCGCGTCGTCCCCAACACAAAGGAAGACACGCTGCGGAGCCTCAGCCCAGCGGCGGTCAGTGGTACCCTGGACGTGGCGATCGGACGCGTCCGGAAGATGAAGATGGGCAACGACTTCGTGTCGGCCTTCACGGTGGGTGATCAACTCCTGTGGGGCGCGGCCGAGCCTCTGCGCCGCACCCTGCGCATGCTCATCGACTGACCGTCGATGGTTCAATCGTAGTACCCATCTACGAACCAGTGGCCGGTTTGCCGATCCTGGTGGAGCCGGTAAAGTGCGCCATCCGAGGCATGGACGTCCCAGTAGTCCCGGCTCCAGCCCTCGTCTTTCCACCAGGCCCCCGCCGCGCGGTAGGGGCCTGCCGCTACCAGAACGCGTGCGCTCAGCTGGGGCCCCCGGATGGCGGTGGGGCCGTCACGGCCCATCAAGATCTCCACGGGGTGGGGGGGACGGTAGCGGCGCATGCCAAGACAGGGCGTCGTGGCTGCGTGGTCACGGGCTTTTCCGGCGGCCCCGTGGCTTACCTGCGGCT includes:
- a CDS encoding 3-oxoacid CoA-transferase subunit B; translated protein: MSWSRDDMVRRAAAELRDGQVVNLGIGMPTLVANFVPPGVRVTLHSENGILGMGPFPYEDELDPQVINAGKQTVTIEPGGSVFDSALSFAMIRGGHVHLAILGGLEVSVAGDLANWAVPGKMVTGMGGAMDLAAGARRVVVLQTHVAKEGAAKLVQTLSLPVTALACVDRVITDLGVFDPAGDHFICVERAPFVSDAAIVASTGAPVRFG
- a CDS encoding CoA transferase subunit A, with the protein product MSAGQHLTKAGSGKLVASAREALEGLSDGMRVMAGGFGLCGNAEHCIAEIARRQVKGLTIISNNCGNQGQGLAVLLQQQQVSHVICSFIGGNPDLEAQYLTGTIKVELNPQGTLAERIRAGGAGLGGFYTPTGVGTIVAEGKEVREFDGRLHVFERPLRADFAIVRAALGDPDGNLRFYRTSRNFNPLVAMAATVTVVEVDRLVGRGELDPDDIHLPGLFVHRIFEATAHKNVIEHRTTRPRTPPQER
- a CDS encoding aminotransferase class III-fold pyridoxal phosphate-dependent enzyme, producing MKTPPSPSVSSAPAQNGRALFTWSAQNEAVPLSITGGRGARFETADGARWLDLGSMVWNANLGQGHPGMRQALVAAAERALVVSPASVFPDKLAAAEKLLAIAPPGLADGKVFICLSGAEANENAVKIALQVTGRKKIIHRTRSYHGATLGMLALSGDPRRLGFEVGVSVGVPWDDPYLVGPGAGGLEELIEAQGPDDIAAVLLEGVVGANGVEPPPAGYYQNIRRICDRHGVLFIADEVLSGFGRTGRWFAVDHDHTSPDLLVCGKGLTAGYAPGGAVVVSPRIARHFDQIPLRCGLTSYAHPLTCAAIVAAIDAYKEESLIARAEQLGAWLSQRLLTWARARAFVHEVRGLGLLWAIELREPGSDRPAHPARMQQLAAGLRQKHLHVLKRDNLVFLAPPLVISEEELEEGLAHLGSALDQIWG
- a CDS encoding aminotransferase class III-fold pyridoxal phosphate-dependent enzyme, which translates into the protein MSELQTLAASPVKIVTPPPGPAAAARIAEARAFLSPSLIHVYPLMVARASGCMVEDVDGNVFLDAQAGVAAASTGHCHPTVADAIARQARTLIHICGTDFFYPGYGELAARLGGIADGFEKAATGQASGWQTFLTNSGTEAVEAAMKLARHHTGRPNFIAFRGGFHGRSYGSLSLTASKSKYRRHFGPLLPGVFHAPYGDATFIEKELFKRTVSPDDVAAIVVEPVLGEGGYVVPNPSFLEKLRALCDTHGILLVFDEVQSGMGRTGRMLAAEHFGVVPDIFTLAKGLASGMPLGALLARKRVMTWPAGSHGSTCGGNPVCIASALATLDLLESTLVASSERVGQVLKARLTEKLMGQPQVEEVRGLGLMIGVEFNSAAEAARVAQACFRRGLLVLECGDKAIRLSPPLVITEPQAEEAASIFTAVTTDAS
- a CDS encoding aldehyde dehydrogenase family protein gives rise to the protein MGSESKVTYVTLSADDDEARAAFTRAFADVQGMLGRTTSLSIAGKTRSTRNTTTSISPIDRNVIVGHAASASRSDANDAIEAAHRAYPGWRRTPWHERASRLRDVANLIRQRRYFLAALMIVEMGKNRAEALGEVEETADLIEYYVDRMTEAEGFVRPMGRLSVSDTNTSVLRPYGVWAVISPWNFPYALLGAPAAAALLMGNTVVTKPSSESPITGAALMDLFLEAGFPEGVVNVLTGSGRVFGEALLNDARVGGVTFTGSYDVGFHQLYKGFAPDFPRPCIVEMGGKNPAIVMQSADLERAVLGVYRAAFGMNGHKCSACSRVYVHEAIADDFIDALRAKVNGSDIGNPVEREVFLGPLATEGSLADYERYAQTARSAGAVLEGGARLTEGTFGAGLFARPTLLTGLPEDHPLVKDELFVPMLHLRKVRDLDEALRFANDTKLGLTAGCFSRRQEELDRFVDEIEAGVVYLNRAAGATTGAWPGVQPFGGWKGSGSTGRNIGGLYSLGCYAREQSRTVVD
- a CDS encoding HU family DNA-binding protein, producing MTKAELIERVAARKDLPRGLTKKALAQLVDAVFLEMGDYFIRARIGKSPPRFTYPGFGTFTKRKKNARTVRNPQTGEPIVIPTQATVSFTPSQDLKSLMNELGQPRRARQR
- a CDS encoding PhnD/SsuA/transferrin family substrate-binding protein; translated protein: MVLSQRPPFVYFRRRLRRVLVGASLAVLLAPALAWAKPLGFAVIDPELERGGAASSSQIDALMRRMESAAGLPAGTLRGQGFNSFESAEAQLAKGQVAFALAPAYAFAKLWKRGGVQVMGYAGGLDPKAKTYKLVARSADPVGPAIHQHPGLRLATKERDLQWLNVVFDGLLNPTRHFREIVQTQSEAEALDAVEAGKADVALVWAEHLSRHKAQVGTNRPLRIAYTSGEFPPPALLTLRGRAPGKLVKALTKALPEVCKGQDHIDVCADLGFFSLVVGPHELHPHAAYKYDKYKM
- a CDS encoding antibiotic biosynthesis monooxygenase, giving the protein MVQSSTQGLFIVHVFVHVLPEHVAAFQQATRVNAEASVKEPGIARFDVLADRDDPTRFVLVEVYRDAAAPAAHKDTAHYQVWRDTVAPMMASPRHSQRFTNLYPGDDGF
- a CDS encoding iron-containing alcohol dehydrogenase — translated: MSNVEPLPSFEFACAARVVFGAGSLARLPSLVTGLGASSVLVVTGRSTARAEPSLAALRSAGLAVDTFSVRGEPTVETVRAGVLAGQGCSAVVALGGGSAIDAAKAIAILLTNRGDPLDYIEVVGRGLPLTQPSVPVVAVPTTAGTGSEVTRNAVLGVPEAKVKASIRSPFMLPAVALVDPDLLEGVPPQVVRASGLDALAQNIEPFLSAAANPLTDALAREGIRRSARSLRRAYFSQGEASTRDDLALASLLGGLCLANSGLGVVHGFAAPLGGMFDAPHGAVCAALLAASLEVNHRALQQRAPEHPSLSRLAELGALLGGKPDAQAAVAWVKALCTELDVPGLGAYGLRPDDLSAVVEKGRNASSMKKNPIVLTDAELTEILERSL
- the asd gene encoding aspartate-semialdehyde dehydrogenase, producing MSKHVGIVGWRGMVGSVLLDRMIEERDFDHVEAHFFSTSQAGQPGPLVGQKATGSLQDATQVAALAKMDVIISCQGGDYTKEMHPALRKSGWKGYWIDAASTLRMDPGAVIVLDPVNESVMRKAIAAGVKDLIGGNCTVSLMLMATAELFRQGWVQWVNASTYQAASGAGAKNMRELVAQMRSIGHAASDLVDDPAASALALDKRVMETLHGETFPKKEFGAPLAASLIPYIDRAVDDGQTREEWKGMVEANKILGTNPAIPVDGVCVRVGAMRSHSQALTIKLTKDVPLDEVNDALARSNAWVRVVPNTKEDTLRSLSPAAVSGTLDVAIGRVRKMKMGNDFVSAFTVGDQLLWGAAEPLRRTLRMLID